The genome window CCATTCTCGTGGCCATGAACACCAAGGGAACGGTTTACGTAGGGGATATAGCGGTGCTTCTCGTTGAAATCGCCGCTTTCTTCCTCCTCAGCTACCTCATAGGCAGGGGAATCGTCAAGAAGGTCCTCCGCTCCTCCCACAGGATAAATCTCCCCGAAACCGTCACCACGGTCTCGATAGTCGTGATGCTCATCTTCGCCTACCTCGCCGAGTACTTCCAGATAGCGGCCATAACCGGTGCCTACCTGGCGGGAATACTCGTCGCCGGGAGCGATGACGCGAGGAAGATAACCGACAAGATAATCACCCTCGGCTACGCCTTCTTCATTCCCGTCTTCCTCGTCGGCGTCGGCGCCGAAACCGATGCCCACGTGGTCCTCGCGGCGGGGGCCTTCGCGCTGGTTTACTCACTCCTCGCCATAGTCGGGAAGGTCATCGGCTGTGGAATCGGCGGAATCCTCTCGAAGTTCAGCCCCATGGAGTCCCTCCAGATAGGCGTTGGAATGATTCCGAGAATGGAAGTGGGCCTTATAATGGCCAACATAGGCCTTTCCGAGGGAATCCTGACGAACGAGAGCTTTTCCATAGCCATCGCAATGGTCATGGCGACGACGCTGGTCACGCCGCCGCTCCTCAAGCTGGCCTTCTCGAGGCGTTAGCTCGGCCAACCGAGTGCTCATCACACCTCAGCCAGTGCCGGTCTCGTCATCGCCAAGGTACACTTCCGGGCATAGGTTTATAAAACCCTCACCGCAGTGGGGAGCATGAGCGAGTGGCTTTCGATACTAAGCTCTGCACTCTTCATGCTCATCATGATAGACCCGAGCGACAAGATACTCCTGGTCAGCCTCCTGAGGGAGGACTTCCATATAGAGGACATAAGGACGCTTATCGTCAGGGCAAACCTGATAGGCTTCCTCCTCCTGTTCCTCTTTGCGGTTTCGGGCCAGATAATTCTTCAGGACATATTCCACATCGACATAAACGCCCTCCGCGTTGCCGGGGGATTCGTCCTCTTCAAGATAGGTCTAGAGGCCCTCGAAAGCGGCGGAATGATGACCCTCAAAAAGGAGAAGAACATACTCGCCCTTGCCGCCGTCCCCGTTGCGACGCCCCTGATAGCCGGCCCCGCCGCGATAACCACCGCGATAACCCTCACCGCCGAAAAGGGCCTCTACCACGCCACCGCGGCGGTGTTCCTTGCCATCCTGATGACGGCCCTCGTCATGTTCGTGACGCTGTACCTGATCAAGAACGTCAGCAAAACGACCCTGGGGGTCTTCATAAGGATAATCGGTATGTTCACGATGGCGATAGGGGCCCAGATGATGGTTCAGGGCGTCGTCGGGATATACCTCCTGATGACGTCCGCTGGATGACAACCCTTCGGCCTACTGCCCGGAGAACGGGCCAAGGCCAAAACTCTTGGGCTAACCTTTTAACCCCCTGCACTTTTTCCAGGAAAGGAGGGTTGAGAATGAGGGTAAGGCTTGAAAAAGTTAAGGGAACGCGAGACCTGCTCCCGGAGGAGATGGCGAAGAGGAGATGGGTTTTCGAGAGAATCCGCGAGGTCTTTGAGCGGTATAACTTTCACGAGGTTCTCACGCCCACCTTTGAGTACACCGAGCTCTTCAAGCTGAGGAGCGGTGAGGAGGTGGTCGAGCAGCTCTACGCCTTCGACGACAAGGGCGGACGGAACCTCTCGCTCAGACCCGACATGACGTCCAGCGTCGCGAGGCTCTACGTCAACGGCTTCCAGAACGCCCCGAAGCCCGTTAAATGGTACTACATGGCCAACATGTTCCGCTATGAGGAACCCCAGAGCGGCCGTTACCGCGAGTTCTGGCAGGCGGGGGTAGAGCTCCTCGGGAGCGATAAAGTTGAGGCAGATGCGGAGGTCATAGCCCTCTTCGTTGAGAGCTACCTCGCCACCGGCCTCGAGGACTTCACCGTGAACATAGGCGACCGCGTTCTCCTCGACGAGTTCGCAAAGATGCTCGGCGTTGAGGACGACGTAGGCCTGATGAGGCTCATAGACAAGAAGGACAAGATGAGCAGGGAGGACTTCGCCGGCGCCCTGAGGGAGTTCGGGCTGGACGATGATGGCGTCGAGAAAGTCCTGGCGCTGGTGGAGATAAAGGGCCTCCCTGAAGAGGTTCTTCCGAAGGCGGAGGGGCTCTTCACGGGCGAGAAAGCTAAGGAGGAAATCAAGCGCCTCTACGAGCTGGTCGATTTGCTCGATGCCTACGGCGTCTCGAAGTGGATAAGGATAGACCTTGGCATAGCGAGGGGCTTCGACTACTACACGAGCATAGTCTTTGAAGCCATCGCCCCCAACGACCTCGGCATAGGCTCGATAGGCGGCGGCGGCCGCTACGACAACCTTATCTCCGTCTTCGGCGGAAAGCCGACCCCGGCGACGGGCTTTGCCATTGGAATCGAGCGCCTCATTCCGATACTCGAGTGGAAGGGGCTCATCCCGGAGCCGAAGCTCAGGCCCGACGTCTACGTCGTGCCCATAGGGAAGGACGTCGAGCTGAGGAGGGCCGCCGTTGAGATAACGAGCGCCCTGAGGGCCGTGGGCGTCAAAACCGACTGCGAGCTAACTGGAAGAAAGCTCAGGAAGGCACTCGATTACGCGGGAAAGCTCGGAGTTCCGTACGTCGTCCTCGTTGGGAAGAAGGACCTGGCGGAAGGAAAGGTCACGGTAAGGGATATGGAGAGCGGCGAGCAGAGAACCGTCGAGAAGGCTCGGGTCGCGGAGGCCGTGGTTGGGTTATTGGAGGGCTGAGGGGTTTGCTTTTGTTGTCCCCAGCATTTCTTTGACCTAATTTTGTCGCTTGAAGGCTATCCGGGCAGGAAATGTCTTTATCGTGGGATTAAAGAGGATGGAAGCAGCTCAGTGGTGACCGCTCTCCTCATCGTTACCTCGGAAGGGCTTGGGCGTCATCATCGCTGGGCTTAAAAACACTTCGAACTTTTTAACCCTGGTGGTGCCATGAGGTTCATCCCGCTCATCGTTGCAAGACCCGAGGTCCAGATGGCCATAGACGAGGCGATAATGAGGGCCAGGATAGAGGGAAAGGTTCCCGACACGGTTAGGCTATATACCTTCTCGCCGAGCTCCGTGACCATAGGCCGCTTCCAGAGCGTCGTCCACGACGTCAACCTCGACGAGGCGCGGAAGCTCGGAATCCCCGTCGTCCGCAGGGTGACCGGCGGCGGCTCGGTGTTCCACGACGAATACGGTGAGGTAACCTACTCCGTCGTTGTCGGCGAGGACTACCACCCGATGCTCAGGAACGTTGAGAGCAGCTACCGCTATTTAGCCGGCCCGCTGGTTGATGCGCTGAAAGAGCTCGGCCTTGAGGCGGGCTTTTCTGGCCTGAACGACATCGTTGCCAACGGGAAAAAAATCAGCGGCTCCGCACAGACGAGGCGGAAGGGGGTCATCCTGCAG of Thermococcus celericrescens contains these proteins:
- a CDS encoding cation:proton antiporter; translated protein: MDVFLELAVILITAKLMGYLSSRLGFPAALGQIIGGIILGPSLLNFVAYGEGVRLISELGVIMLLFLAGLETDMEEFKRVGLPAFLIASLGVAVPFIFGYAVALRWGYPGMEALFLGGVMTATSVSLTASVLMEMKRLRTRVGAAILAAAVVDDVLGIIILTILVAMNTKGTVYVGDIAVLLVEIAAFFLLSYLIGRGIVKKVLRSSHRINLPETVTTVSIVVMLIFAYLAEYFQIAAITGAYLAGILVAGSDDARKITDKIITLGYAFFIPVFLVGVGAETDAHVVLAAGAFALVYSLLAIVGKVIGCGIGGILSKFSPMESLQIGVGMIPRMEVGLIMANIGLSEGILTNESFSIAIAMVMATTLVTPPLLKLAFSRR
- a CDS encoding MarC family protein, with the protein product MSEWLSILSSALFMLIMIDPSDKILLVSLLREDFHIEDIRTLIVRANLIGFLLLFLFAVSGQIILQDIFHIDINALRVAGGFVLFKIGLEALESGGMMTLKKEKNILALAAVPVATPLIAGPAAITTAITLTAEKGLYHATAAVFLAILMTALVMFVTLYLIKNVSKTTLGVFIRIIGMFTMAIGAQMMVQGVVGIYLLMTSAG
- the hisS gene encoding histidine--tRNA ligase — encoded protein: MRVRLEKVKGTRDLLPEEMAKRRWVFERIREVFERYNFHEVLTPTFEYTELFKLRSGEEVVEQLYAFDDKGGRNLSLRPDMTSSVARLYVNGFQNAPKPVKWYYMANMFRYEEPQSGRYREFWQAGVELLGSDKVEADAEVIALFVESYLATGLEDFTVNIGDRVLLDEFAKMLGVEDDVGLMRLIDKKDKMSREDFAGALREFGLDDDGVEKVLALVEIKGLPEEVLPKAEGLFTGEKAKEEIKRLYELVDLLDAYGVSKWIRIDLGIARGFDYYTSIVFEAIAPNDLGIGSIGGGGRYDNLISVFGGKPTPATGFAIGIERLIPILEWKGLIPEPKLRPDVYVVPIGKDVELRRAAVEITSALRAVGVKTDCELTGRKLRKALDYAGKLGVPYVVLVGKKDLAEGKVTVRDMESGEQRTVEKARVAEAVVGLLEG
- a CDS encoding lipoate--protein ligase family protein: MRFIPLIVARPEVQMAIDEAIMRARIEGKVPDTVRLYTFSPSSVTIGRFQSVVHDVNLDEARKLGIPVVRRVTGGGSVFHDEYGEVTYSVVVGEDYHPMLRNVESSYRYLAGPLVDALKELGLEAGFSGLNDIVANGKKISGSAQTRRKGVILQHGTFMYSTRVEVLGRVLRVSKAKLADKGVSSIWERVTTLEREGINLSRWEAYELLKESFFSAFEPEEGGLTDYELELAERLVEEKYGNPEWNESR